The segment GTGATACGGGCTCGAGAACTGGGGCAGACCCTTCCTGAAAATAATTCGAGTCCTGTTGATCGAGAAGACGGGAGAGAACTTCCCTGCATTCGGGCTCTTCAGAAAGTCGTGAATTTTCCAGAGCTTCGTGAACCTCAATTTCCAGATTCGAATCGTTCGATGTGGACTGTTCGGACCGAAACACTTCGTAGCAATAATCGCAGCTGGAAACGTGATCAAGGAAATCGTTCAATTCCTGGCTATTGAATTGTTCAGTACGAAGCTCAGGTATCGTTCTGGAATTGGGACAACTCATCAAAAGTTCCGGTGAAAGGATGATTTAGGGAGTAACGGGCAATAGTCTCCCTTCTTTACATCTAACGAACCGTTGTCACGTTACTCTGGTTTTTGTTTGTGTTGAACGTACAAAAGTTCAATTTGCAGGAGCACTCTACGGCGTGCCATACGGACCGCTGCAGCACTGATTCCCAGTCTACGGCCTATCTGATCGGAGGTCTCCACATTGGCTTCCGTCATCTCGAAGGCCTGCCATGTCTTGCCTGACACCGAGTTCTTAACATCCTGAAGAATCTTCACTAACGCCTGCTGACGCTCATCAGGAATTGCCTGGTCAATCTTGTGCTCGGAATCTGCAACGTCTGATTGCTGTTGTGTGGTGATCTCTTCTAACTTGTTGCGTTTACGACAAAAGTCGATCACTTTATTACGAGTGACCGCATTGAGCCACTTACGAAAAGAACCTTTATGTTGCCGCTCGAATGATTGCAGGCTGCGATGCACTTCCAGCAAAACGATCTGCATGATATCTGCTGCATCAGCAGACTGTATGCCCGATCGACGAATAGATTGGTAGATGAATGGCCCGTAAGTCTCCACTAGCTGATTCCATGATTGGTCATTGTTCTGTCCCGCTTCTTTCAAAAGTGCCGCATCGGTAGAACCTGATGGAAATGGCATTGAGGAAGTGGTCATATCGCCGAAAAACATGTTTTATTTTTCATCAATAAGCTGAATAGAGAAGAGCCAGTCTACCAGTCTATCGTTTTTCGTTAAGAAATTTCCAATCTTTATGTAGAAATGGAGAAGAATAAATCGTTAGCACGCTTACTGAACTGCGAATGAACTAGGCGATTTTCAAGTCTTTTGGAGCAGTTCAGGCATTAGTGATGATGACCTGCCCCCCTTAACCGAGTCCAGATCCTGATATACAATTCAGGGTTCTGGATCAGAAAAGGAGGCCCTCATGCCCGCAAAACGACATTCATCCGAACAGATCATCACCAAGCTCCGGGAAGCGGAGGTCCATCTCTCTCAGGGGATGACTATCCCGCTGATGTGCAAAAAGCTCGGCATTCACCAGCAGACGTACTACAAATGGCGTCGGGAATAGGGCGGACTGCGAATGGATCAAGCGAAGCGTTTGAAAGAACTGGAGAAAGAGAATTCACGCCTCAAGAAACTGTTGGCTGAATCAGAGCTCGACAAAGCGATCTTGAAGGAAGTTGCCCCTGGAAACTTCTGAGCCCTGCGAAACGGAGCATGGCGGTGAATTTCGTACGGGATTCTTTGGGCCAGGACCGCGTATCGTAAACATATTCAGCCGACGTTGAAAACGAGTGATTCCAAGTGATTGGGTTGCTGACGAGCGACGGTTTTCGAACGAGATTCGTTTCGCGACCTAAACGCTACTATCAGATTTGACGCGAGAATGACCGTTCGAGTGCAACGGTAGCGGAGAATCACAACACGAGGATCGGCATCTAATCGAGGCTGATTCAAGCTGCGTCTCGATAGTAATACTTGAGCAGCTCGCCGAGACGTTCTCGGCTTTCCGGCGCGTAGGGAGAAATTCAACGGGTTGTTAGACAAGTCAAGACTGATGGTTGCGATTCTGAAAAGTCGCGATCGAAAAGATAGTTAATGAGGACGCAGTACGTCTTTCAATGTCCTCTGTTCGTAGACAGGTTGTAGTTTAGCGACTATGTGATTAGAAAATAATCCCAATTGACCTTCAGCATCTAAATGTTGTTTGGCAAACGTTAGCCCTAGTGAAAAATCGATCTGAGTAATTGCCTCTAATGTTTGTGCACGAATGGTGTTTGATTCCGAAGAATCAAATAAAATACTTCGTAAAGTTGGAAGTGACTCTTTGTATCGTCCATTGCCTAAGAATATTATCGCATAGTGCCTTCTGGGAAGTTCTTTGTTCTTTACGTTCTCGAGAACGATCGGAACAACATCATCGCCTTGTAATATGAGAGGGTCGATAAGCTCACCTTCAGAAAATTCCGTCGTTGTTAAAAACATTTCGAAAGCATCTTCAGGTGTTGCTGATCGAGCGGCGAATACAATGACGATTGTCAGAAGGCAAAAAGAGGCTGCTCCCATAAGAAATCTTCGTCGATTAAAAAAAACCTTCTCCTCTAGAAACAACTTCATTTGGAAGCTCCTAGTGTACTGTCTTGCAAAAACAGGACCTAATCATTCCGGCAGAAATGAAGCAGACCCCGCTTATTCTACCGGCTACGGCCCTCTGAATAAGTTCCCATCTGTCAGCGACGGCACACTAGTCCATCAAGGATTCTTAACCACTTTGATCTCATGTACCTCACAATTGCGGAGATCGCATTCGGTTTTCAAGGCTTCATAAACTTCAGGACGCATTAACCAGCCCCTGTGAATATGAGAATCGAAGATGTCGTAATCTGGTACATACTTCTCGGGAATGAATTTATTCAACTTATAGTATTCATATTCTTCTTGACGCTCTTGGGGTAAATCATAACGGACATACCCACAGAAATCACAAGCTTTTGTAACTCGAGATTCTTTTTCTTTTATGTCCCGATAAGCGTCGAACTCAGTGATTGCATTGAAAAATATACCAACATCGTTCAAGTCATCTAACTTGGGAGCAGCTGCGAGTAAGTCACAAGGCTCTATGACATCCTCCTCCATGTCAATCTCATCTTCAAGGATGATTTCACTTTCTTTAAGCTCGCCAACTTGACGTAACAGGACGGAAAAAAAACAAAGCCCCGTAAACCGGTTTTTTTCAATAACTTGCTTTGCATTATCTCGCACAATGACGGACCCCATCTTGAAATAAACATCCGATTCTGGATACGAGGGAATATCCCATTTGATAGGCTGAAGTCTGAATCCCGGTAAAAGTCTTGCCTTGGGATAATATTCTATTACTTTACGCTCCCACTTGCTTATAAAAACAGATAGTTCTTCCCAAGGCTTATTTGGTTTTGCTTCAACAATATCAGCCATCTCTTCACGAATTTCATCAGGGCATTCAAAAGTGGTGATTTGTCGGTAGGCCCACATTTCCCCGCACTTGGAACAGTTTGTACCTGGGATCCTGTAATCATATGTAGCTGATCCATTGATAAAAAAATCGCGAAAATCTCCACCCATATGAGTTTTATGAAGTTGAATAAGCGTTGCCATGAGAAATCTTCTTTCCTGGAAATAATCGGTAATTATTAAGCGTCAAAAGGGATTTCAAGTGGTTTTGAGATCCGACCAGTAGCCCGGTGATTCCACCATCAAACTCGGGGCGATATAGACCATCTCTTTCGAGCGTAAAATTCAACCGGCTCTGAAAGCTTCTGAGGATAGTGCACCGATCTACCAGAAGCTTTCGTGTAAGTGCAGGTGATATTCCCAGCGAGCAATGAGGCGGCGAAAGCTCTTCAGCCAACTGATGGTTCGTTCGCGTACCGTAAAAAAACTCAGCCGAACTCAAAACACTGCAATTCTAGGGTCTGCGAGACACCAACAGCCTTGATTTTCAGACGAGTTGGCAACAACTCTCGCCGCTACATTCAGTACAACCGTTGCCTCCGGTCGTGAAGACTGGCAGCGATACACGTTTCGCGAGTGCTAGGGCTCAGAGAATGGCTATAGTTCCAAAGCCACCCTCCCCTGTACTTTGGTAACTGATTTGATGGAATTACAGATGCAGTCCTGGTACCTGTTCCTGCTCACCATGGGTGGTTGTATGACTCGTGAACAACAACACGTGATCGACTACCTGCAGACGGAGAATAACATCCTCCGGAATAAGATTGGCAAGAAACGGGTCCAGCTGAACGATAACGAGCGTCGTCGCCTGGCGGTCAAAGGAAAGCAGCTTGGCCGGAAGTTACTAAGTGAACTCGAGGCCATCTTCACTCCCGATACCATTCTCCGTTGGCACCGGGAGTTGATTGCCCGGAAATGGGACTACTCATCGAAGAAGAAACAAGTTGGGAGATCGCGCGTTCGACAGAAGATCGTCGAACAGATTCTGAGGTTCGCGAAAGAGAATCCAACATGGGGAGCTGATCGAATTCAGGGTGCTTTGACCAACGTTGGTTTTCACATCACCGACACGACTGTCAGGAATGTGCTCAAGTCGAACGGTATTGAGCCTGCCCCCGACCGTCCCGCTTCAATGTCCTGGGAGACATTCCTTAGAGCCCACTGGGAAGCGATCTTCGCCATCGATTTCACCACGGTGGAAGTCTGGACGAAGACCGGTCTGACGACGTTCTACGTCATGGTAGTGATGGAGTTGAAATCACGACGCGTTGAGATCGCTGGGATTACTACCAACCCGAAGAAACAATGGATAACTCAGATCGCAAGGAACCTCACCGGCGACGATGGCTTCCTGGAAAACGCCTCCCATCTGATTCTTGATCGCGATACTTGTTTCCAGCCGCTGCGTTCTTTCCTGAAGGACCAGACTGAAATTGATCCGGTACTGCTTCCGCCGAAGAGTCCCAACATGAATGCGTATCTCGAACGATTCATGAGAAGTCTGAAAAGCGAATGCTTGAATAAGATGATCTTCTTCGGTCATTACGCACTCGAACGAGCGCTGAAAGAATACGTCGCTCACTATCATTCCGATCGGAATCACCAGGGACTCGACAATCAGCTAATTGAACCTGGTGATGAAGTCGGATGCGTCGCTGGCAAGGTCGAATTCCGCGAACGTCTCGGCGGTCTGCTCAAGTATTACTACCGCGACGCAGCTTGAATCAGCCTCGAAAAGATGTCGGTCCTCGTGTTGTGATTCCGCGATACCGTTGCGCTCGGAAGGTTATTTTCGCATTGAATCTGACAATCAGCTTCGAGCAGTGAAACCAATCTCGTCCGAAAAACATCTCTCGTCAGCAACTTAACTACTTGAAATCACTCGTTTTCAACGTCGGCTGAATAAATTTACGATACGGGAACGAGCGTCAGTGCTTTTTTTGAGTTTCGAGCGGTCGTTTACGCATCAGGCCATCTTCCATTTCGTAAATCGTGTCGAATACATCAAGAGCTCGATGATCATGCGTCACAACAATCACACCCGTTCCTTGTTCATGAGCGACTTTGGCGAACAATTCCATCACCTGTCGGCCTCGGTGGCCGTCAAGAGCCGCCGTTGGTTCATCGGCAAGAATGACGCTGGGCCGATTTGCAATTGCACGAGCGACGGCAATGCGTTGCTGTTGTCCACCCGAGAGCATCGAGGGGAGGTTGTCCGCTCTATCGGCAACACCCAGATAGTCCATCAATTCGATCGCACGACTTCGTGCTGCACGTTTTGACTCCCCATTTAACTCCATCGCGATTTGAATATTCTCTACTGCCGAAAGAAACGGGATCAAGTTTGATTTCTGAAAAATGAAACCGATATTCTTTCGCCGAAACGAACGTAAGTTGGCGTAAGATGTTTCGCCGTCCTGGACGAGTTTTCCCTTGATTGTGATACGCCCCGACGTCGGTGGAGTGATGAGCCCAACTGCTGTCAGAAAGGTGGACTTTCCAGAACCACTCGGCCCAAGCAGTGCTACCACCTCACCTTGTTTGACGTGCATTGTGGCATCACGCATGGCAACCACTTTAGTGTTATCACTACCGTAGATCTTTGTCAGCTCGTCCGCCTCGATGGCATTATCTTTGATTAAGTCAGTCGTCATGAAAGTGCCTCATTCGGAGAAACTTTCATTGCTTTCCAGATACCAAGCAAGCTGGAGAGAATTGAGATTGCCAGTACAATTCCGGCCAATTGTAGTAAGTCTGAATTGGCTAGAATCACTCGGCGAGGAAACATCGGAAACAGCTGGCTTCCTACGAGGTACCCTATCACAAAGCCGACCATCCCAAGAATCAATGCCTGTTGCAAGATCAACCCTAAGATAACTCTATTAGGAGCACCGATCAGTTTCAGTAAAGCGATCGAATGAATTTTATCGAGCGTCAACGTGTAAAGGATGAGAGCCATAATAATGGCTGCGATGAACGTTAGCAGGACGCGAAACAGCCCGATTTGCCGTCGCACTTTCTCCACACTGCCTTGGAGTAACAGTTCACGTTGTCCGTCAGCAGTGTAGACTGAGACATCGCCCCAACCTGAGATGATCTCGGCAACTTGATTCACTTCGGCTCCGGGTGAGATGGTGACCATGACGGCACTAATCTGTGGGCGAGCCACTGCGGGAAGTTGGGAAGAGGGTCTCCAGGCATTCTCCAGCATTTCCGGTTGCAAAATCGCCTGCTCGAATCTACTTCCCCGTGATTCTCTGGCCTCACGCTCCAATCGCATGGCCTCCCCAGGTGTATCAAACTGAATGGCTTGTGCATCAGTGACTGTAAAAAATGCGATTCCGTCGCCACCTGAACTGATCATATTGTTCGTCGTTCCCACAACGGTGTACTTTTCCTTTCCCAGGGTTAGCTGTTCTCCGATCTTCAAACCGAGTGTCTCGTCGGCGATCACCTCATAATGAGCCTGTCCCAACGTTCGGCCAGCTGTCAACGACAACCATCCTCCCTTGTCAGTTGGCCAACTCAGCCCCAGCACAGCGATTCGAAGAGGTTTACCATTACGCTGACGTTGTATTGTGTGATACACAAATTCTCGTGAGGACTGCACACCGGGTACGGCTGCCGCCCGGTAAACCAGGTTTGATGAAACGCGAGACTGTTCGGCAAACGGTCCTCGAGTGTTTCGTTGAACGACCCATAGATCAGCACCAACACGATCAATTAGCAGCGTGGCATCTTCAACAACACCTCGATAAATTCCCCCCATGCCCATCACGACCATTAACAACATGCCGATTCCGACAGCCGTAAGGGCGAATCGACCGGAACTGTGTCGAATATCTTTGAGGGCAAGATTCATTAAATTGACACCTTACGACCGTCGGTCAGAACTTGTCTGGAGCTTTCAGGGTCCAATACCACATCACCAATCGCAAGTCCTTCCAGTACTTCAACTTCATTATGGCTTCGAACCCCCAGCTTGAGAGGTCGCCATTCAGCAACCCCATTCATATGAATAAATACTCCTGAAATGTCGTCTCGATTGACAATAAGTCCGGCAGGCAACACGCGGACATCCTTTTTTTGTATGATTTCGATGTATGCTTCCGCACGCTGTCCAATCGCCCAATTGGCAGGAAGTTCAAGGACACTCACATCGACGATGAACTCACGAGTTTCTCGATCAGCTTCTCTTCCGAGTCGGACAACTTTTCCGGGATAAGCCTTATCAGGTTCGGAGCGAAATATAACTCGTGCGGATTGATCTGGTGTAATTTTCGCCATTTCCGTTTCATCCACCCACGCATTGATCCATAACTGGTCAGTTGAGATTAAAGTTAATATCGAGCTTCCAGGTACAACAACATCTCCAGGCTCTCGATTTCGTTTAACGACTAACCCATCGAATGGTGCCGAAATCTTAGTGTCGTGTAATCTCGCCCGATGATACTCCAAGGTTTTCTCTGCGGAGACAAGACCTTTCTGGCCTTCTGCAATCTCCGCCTCTGCTCGTGAGACTCCTGCCTCAGCGACAGCCAGTGCTTCAATTGATTTGTCCACGTCGTCGCGACTTGTCGCATTCTGCTCAGAAAGGCGAAGCGTACGATCGTGGCTCTTTCTCGCCTGTTCATATACCGCTTGGGATCGACCTTTGTCTGTTTTTAAACGAACAATTGCAGCTGACGCGGCATCGACGTTAGCCTGAGCGATAGCAACCTGCTGTTGCAACTCCTCATCGTCCAACTTAACTAACAATTCCCCTGAGGTCACACGACTACCCTGGTCAGCAATTATTTCCACGAGGCGACCGGATATTTTCGGGCTGATAGTCATTTCTACACGGGCTTCTAAAGTCCCTGTTCCCATTACTTCAATGACGATTGTGTCTCTTCGGACAGTGTGAGCTGTGACTGGTAGAGATGAATACTTGATGAAATAGATAACCCCGCCTATCCCCCCTATCACGAGAATAAGCTTAAGAACGAGTCGTAACTTTCTTATGTTCTTCATTCTGGTTTAGCTCGCATCTTTCTCAAGTCTGATCTGTGTTTTGGAGTCCTTGGATGACCAAATCGAAGTATGCTTCTATCCAGCGTATCGTATTCAGCTTTTCTGCGTTTTCAAACTTCAACTTCCAAACGGCAGCCATCAGTGCTGGTCCCACAATAACGATTGGTTCATTGACAATTGGTGTATCGCGGAACTCTCCTTTATCGATACCTTTCTTGACGAATCGCTTAAACATTCTTCGAGTGGGAACCAGTACCTTCTGAAAATAAAATCTTGCGACTTCCTCTAATCGAACGCTCTCAGAGATCAACGTTTCCAATATCATGTAACGTTTTTCATACTCGACAATCTCGCGGTAAAACCGAGAGATTTTCTGTTGTAGAAGTGTCGCTTGAGATCAAGTCCTGAATCTGAAAATGCCTGACATAAGTGTGAAAACTGGACTGATTCAATCACGCACGACAGCCACGAAGCTCTCCCATTTCATACTGTAAAATATGCAGGCCGTGTCTCTTTCCGTTTTCATTGTTGCTTGAACGTAATTAAAGACGATGTTCGTTGCCCAAACTGTGCTTACTACTTAAGTGAAATGTAGTCGTCAGAAATCTTTTTTTGGAATCCATTGTGACCGGTAAGTTACAAAAGCGTCAACACCCATTTAGATCATCATAACTGAAGTGTATTCCTTATACTGCTTCAGTCGAACGGAATCCTCTCTAGATCGTAATAGACGAGTATATTGGTCTTAGTGATCAGTACATAACTTCTCCCGAATCGGTTTGTGTAGATGATGAGATACCTAATACTTACAGCATTGGTGGAGGATCAGATTGTACTTGCTACGCGAGTGGATAACAGCTGTGGCAGGCTCATTGAGACAAACAATGCTCTTGGATAGTGGATTCGCTGATTCAAGGCGCACGGTATTGAATCATTCTTCAGGACGCTGGATAGATTCTTTCCATGTTGATGGCCAGCCTTTTATCAATGCCAATCAAAACTAATCTGAAACAGGTGTCAAATGGTCTTGATTTCGCGACTTTCATTGGGATTTAGTTCTGAATCGAGCTTGGCATGGTTAATGCATTTAATGGAGGAGTGACCTTTTTTACTCCCTGTCACTCCAGGAACTTTTAAACCATGAGCCAAGCCCTATCAAATCCAGTCCGTCTTTCTCTGATCTCAATAATTAAATTGTCGATTGGGATCCTCATTGTTGTCGGGATTGCTGGAGCATTGTATTTCCAACGCGCACAGCCAATGGAAGTGGCGATCTCCCATGTTGAAGAGAGTCTAGCGGATGAGACTGCGGATCGTGCCGGGCTCGTCATGTTGACTCCGGAAAAACTCTTGGCGGGCGAGTTGACGGCGGAGGTGGTCGAACGACATCTCATTCAACCAGAGCTTACCGTGCCGGGACGCCTGCTTTATGACGAAACCCGCCACATCGCAATCAAAGCCCCGATCTCCGGGATTTTGGCTGAACTACCCGTGAAACCGGGAGACAAGGTAAGCAAAGGAGATTTACTCGCTGTCGTGAATAGTGCCGAGATTGGACGGGCCCGTTCTGAGATACTCAGGCGACAAGCAGATATGGAACTTGCGACGGCAGAGCGCGATCGCATGAAAGAGATTTCCGTCAATCTCGAAGACTTGTTAAAAGTAATCGAGCAGAAAACGAAAATTGACCAGATCGAGTCGCTATTCTCAGACAAATCTCTGGGGGATTATCGCCAGAGAATTCTTTCAGGATATTCACGATACTTATTGGCTTTCGAGTTAATGGAAAAAGTTCAACCCATGGCGCAGTCGGGAGCGATTGCCACTCGACAGGTCAGAGAATGGGAATCGGATGTGCAGGTAACACGATCGGAATTCAGGTCTGCCTGTGACCAGTCCCGATATGATGCGGCCCAATCGAAACGAAGTGCCGAGTCCAATCTGGCGGAAGCGGAGCGGCAGCTTAAGATTGCACAAGAAGAACTGCGCACATTAATGGGGAGTGCCTCCGAATTGGAGGCTGAATTCAGTAGAGCTTCCCTATCGAGCTTGGAAATTAGAGCTCCGTTTGAAGGTACGATTGAATCCCTCGCTTTAGCGCGAAATGAACGCCTTTCAGTCACGGATTCAATTTGTGTACTGGCCGATACCACGTCACTCTATGTTTCGGCCGACATCCGTGAAAACGACTGGCAGGCGGTGGAGATGACCTCCGGTACTGAAATTCAGGTAACCTCGTCCGCCCTGCCTGACGAACAGATGATGGCCCGGATCCATTACATTGGGCGAGAGGTTTCGACGACCGCCAATGCAGTACCGTTAATCGCCACCATCGATAACTCTGATGGACAACTGCGTCCGGGTATGTTCGTTCGGGTCAGTCTACCAGTGGGCAAATCTCGAGAGGCTTTAGCAATACACCCAGAATCGATCGTGCAACATGACAATAAAAAGTTCGTTTTCGTCGAAATGGGAGAGCGTCTTTTCAATCGAGTGGATATTAAAACCGGAATAGAATCACGGGAATGGGTTGAAATTACAGACGGGTTAAAAGCAGGCCAGAAAGTGGTGCGGAACGGAGCGTTTATACTCAAGTCAGAGCTTCTTCTGGAAGGAGAAGAATAGCCCCAGTTCGCAACGCACATTCTCTGACTTCAAGATCTGGCTCATCACCCTCACTCATTAGAAGCCTCTACCATGTTAACCCGCCTGATCGAGTTCTCGCTGAATAACCGCGGACTCGTGCTGATCCTGACGTTTCTTGTGGCCGCTTCCGGAGTCTATTCCGCGGTACATTTACCAATCGATGCTGTTCCGGATATGACGAACGTTCAGGTGCAAGTCGTCACGGATGCAGGTTCCCTGTCTCCGATAGAAGTCGAGCAATACGTTACCTATCCCGTGGAGACGACGATGGGCGGCTTGCCGAATCTCGAAGAATTACGGAGTGTCTCCAAATTCGGCATCTCAGTTGTCACTATAGTGTTCGAAGAAGGTACCGATATCTACTGGGCGCGACAACTTGTTACGGAACGCCTGAGCGATGCAGCTGCAAATATTCCCTCTGGATACGGAACCCCGGCTCTGGGACCACTGACGACAGCCCTCGGAGAAATCCTGCAGTTCGAAGTGCGGAGTGACAGTTTCACTCCGATGGAACTTCGAACGATGCTTGAGTGGGATATTGCTCCACGACTGAGAGAAGTTCGTGGTGTGACCGAAATCAACACGCATGGAGGGTTTTACAAGACCTACGAAATTCAGCCCGATCCCGATCGTATGGCAAGTTATGGGATCTCCATGGAAACTTTATTCCAGCGGATACAGAACAATAATGCAACGGCTGGTGGCGGATACATTGTTCATCATGGGGAACAGCAGTTTATTCGTGGTGAGTCGTTGCTCAAGTCGATCGACGATATCAAAAAAGTAGTTATTAGACGCGAGGATGACGGCACACCAATACTGGTTAAGGATATTGCCACCGTGGTACTCGCCCCAATGACTCGTCAGGGGGCTGTTACCCGGGATGGCCGGGGAGAAGCGGTGACCGGTCTTGTGATGATGCTGATCGGTGAGAATTCGCGTGAAGTCGTCGAGCGAGCCAAGACGAGGTTGAAGGAAATCGAACCGACTCTTCCGGAAGGAGTCTATCTGGAAATTACCTACGACCGCGCCGCCCTGATTGGCCGTACTTTGAAGACGGTCATGACCAACCTATTGGAAGGGGGCGTGCTCGTAATCGTGGTGCTGCTACTGATGCTCGGAAACCTGCGAGCGGGCATTATTGTTGCCATGGCCATTCCTCTTTCTATGTTGTTCGCCACTAATATTATGGCTTATACAGCAATCACAGCCAGTCTGATGAGTCTCGGTGCGATCGACTTCGGCCTGATCGTTGATAGTTCCGTGATCATGATTGAAAACTGCATCCATCGCATTTCTCATTCCGACGGAAAGAAGTCTCACTTGGAGTTGATTCGCGATGCTGCCGTTGAAGTCCGCAAGCCGACAATGTATGGCGAGTTGATTATTTCTGTCGTTTTTCTACCGATCCTGCTGATGGAAGGCACCGAAGGGAAGCTGTTTCGCCCAATGGCGTTGACAGTACTGTTTGCGCTCGCTGGATCAATGATTCTTTCGATGACATTAATGCCTGCCCTTGCGTCACTTGTCTTGCCTAAGAAGCTGGAAGAGAAAGATGTCTTCTTGATCCGGTGGATCAAGAAGGTTTACGATCCACTCGTCGTACGCTCTATTCGTCATCCCGTGATCACAATCATCAGTGCGCTGTCGCTGTTCCTGGTTAGTATTCCCGTTGGTATGGATCTGGGAGCGGAATTCATGCCAAGGTTAGAAGAAGGAGACTTACTGGTCGAAGCAGTCCGATTGCCAAGTGCCACCCTGGAAGGGTCGATAGAAATGTCGACTCAAATTGAACAAGTACTTCTCAAGTATCCGGAGGTCCGGACGGTCTTCTGTAAGACTGGACGCCCCGAGATAGCGAATGATGTCATGGGGGTGCATCAGACAGACGTCTGGGTGCTGCTTCATCCTATGGATGAATGGCCCGAATACAAAACACGTGATGATCTGATCGAACAGATGTCGTTGGAGCTGTCATCCCGAGTCCCTGGAGTCGCGTTTGGTTTCACGCAGCCGATCGAAATGCGTGTCGATGAACTTGTCGCCGGGGTCAAGGCGGATGTTGCGGTCCTGCTGTATGGGGACGATCTGGAAATTCTCGGACGAAAAGGAAAAGAGATCGAGAGTAAACTACGGGACATTCCTGGTGCAGTCGATGTCAAAGCAGACTATCAGGCGAATCTGGCA is part of the Polystyrenella longa genome and harbors:
- a CDS encoding efflux RND transporter permease subunit, with protein sequence MLTRLIEFSLNNRGLVLILTFLVAASGVYSAVHLPIDAVPDMTNVQVQVVTDAGSLSPIEVEQYVTYPVETTMGGLPNLEELRSVSKFGISVVTIVFEEGTDIYWARQLVTERLSDAAANIPSGYGTPALGPLTTALGEILQFEVRSDSFTPMELRTMLEWDIAPRLREVRGVTEINTHGGFYKTYEIQPDPDRMASYGISMETLFQRIQNNNATAGGGYIVHHGEQQFIRGESLLKSIDDIKKVVIRREDDGTPILVKDIATVVLAPMTRQGAVTRDGRGEAVTGLVMMLIGENSREVVERAKTRLKEIEPTLPEGVYLEITYDRAALIGRTLKTVMTNLLEGGVLVIVVLLLMLGNLRAGIIVAMAIPLSMLFATNIMAYTAITASLMSLGAIDFGLIVDSSVIMIENCIHRISHSDGKKSHLELIRDAAVEVRKPTMYGELIISVVFLPILLMEGTEGKLFRPMALTVLFALAGSMILSMTLMPALASLVLPKKLEEKDVFLIRWIKKVYDPLVVRSIRHPVITIISALSLFLVSIPVGMDLGAEFMPRLEEGDLLVEAVRLPSATLEGSIEMSTQIEQVLLKYPEVRTVFCKTGRPEIANDVMGVHQTDVWVLLHPMDEWPEYKTRDDLIEQMSLELSSRVPGVAFGFTQPIEMRVDELVAGVKADVAVLLYGDDLEILGRKGKEIESKLRDIPGAVDVKADYQANLATLTIKTNPEQLALYGVDAQSVLDVVSSLGGHQVGQIIEGRARYPIIVRVPEKWREDISLLEQIPVAEAAGKPVTLRDLAEINIEETPPSIEHEANRRRTFVSANVRGRDVASFVKEAQEVIGDQVELPPGYEIRWGGDFENLQSASLRLMIITPIVLVIIMLLLHTSLGSLRLALLIFLAVPMAASGGILALCYREMPFSISAGVGFIALFGVAVLNGLVWVSAAEHLRHSGINIREVSYKTALARLRPVLMTATVASLGFLPMAISTSDGAEMQRPLATVVIGGLITSTLLTSLVIPCIYPWFARGLKYEHVTHQEPEE